One Tripterygium wilfordii isolate XIE 37 chromosome 10, ASM1340144v1, whole genome shotgun sequence DNA segment encodes these proteins:
- the LOC120007174 gene encoding UPF0481 protein At3g47200-like produces MAGANWAEQVNIKLNKMKVANNSQEMEDWKKQSIYKLTTSITDLNNKPYIPQAVSFGPYHHGKAHLLPMEDHKERALLHFLKRPNKPLELLIDSLAEVVKDLKSSYAMLPKEWQDDNKFIQLMILDGCFMLEILHSYEQKPEDYDNSDPIFSRHGKIHMIPHMKRDMLMLENQLPMLALERLLACKTDQKDDEHLNKLILKLFYPNTMVAPTLGKCLHVLDVYRKSILQGPQYQGGSTGSSDGVIIPSATELNEAGIRFKKSKTASLEDIKFNRGTLKLPSIVVDDATESMFLNLIAFEQYHVGAGNQVTSYIFFMDNIIDSEKDVALLESREIIQNALGSDKAVAELFNSLSKDTALDPDSNLSDVQNKVQRYYNKPWNEWKANLIRTYFRNPWALVSLVAAVFLFALTIVQTVYTVYPYYQNDSPPPPPAVPPPPPPAVPPPPPPVSRRGGYHQYHHI; encoded by the exons ATGGCAGGAGCAAATTGGGCTGAGCAAGTTAACATCAAGCTCAACAAAATGAAGGTAGCTAATAATTCCCAGGAGATGGAGGACTGGAAGAAGCAGTCAATCTACAAACTTACTACCAGCATCACAGACCTAAACAATAAACCCTACATCCCTCAAGCAGTCTCTTTTGGCCCTTACCATCACGGAAAAGCTCATCTGCTGCCAATGGAGGATCACAAGGAACGAGCTCTGCTTCATTTTCTAAAGAGGCCAAATAAACCTCTAGAATTGTTGATTGATTCCTTGGCAGAAGTGGTGAAGGATTTAAAATCCTCATATGCTATGCTTCCAAAAGAGTGGCAAGACGACAACAAATTCATACAACTGATGATCCTTGATGGCTGTTTCATGCTCGAAATCTTGCATAGTTATGAACAGAAACCTGAAGACTATGATAACAGTGACCCAATCTTCAGCAGGCATGGGAAGATTCATATGATCCCTCATATGAAGCGTGATATGTTGATGCTCGAAAATCAGTTGCCAATGCTGGCTCTTGAAAGGCTCTTAGCTTGCAAGACTGATCAAAAG GATGATGAGCATCTCAACAAGCTCATACTGAAGTTATTCTATCCCAATACAATGGTGGCGCCAACCCTGGGTAAATGCCTTCATGTTCTGGATGTATATAGGAAGAGTATACTTCAGGGACCACAATATCAGGGAGGTAGTACAGGAAGCAGTGATGGTGTTATTATCCCATCTGCAACAGAGCTTAATGAAGCCGGTATCCGGTTCAAGAAAAGTAAAACTGCAAGCCTTGAAGACATTAAGTTCAATCGTGGAACCCTTAAACTCCCTTCTATAGTTGTGGACGATGCCACTGAATCGATGTTCTTGAATCTGATAGCCTTTGAGCAGTACCACGTTGGGGCAGGCAACCAGGTCACATCCTATATCTTCTTCATGGATAATATCATCGACTCCGAAAAAGATGTGGCGCTCCTAGAATCAAGAGAGATCATACAGAATGCCTTGGGAAGTGACAAAGCTGTTGCTGAACTGTTCAACTCACTCTCTAAAGACACAGCACTGGACCCAGATAGCAACCTAAGTGATGTACAAAACAAGGTCCAACGTTACTACAATAAGCCCTGGAATGAGTGGAAAGCCAATCTCATTCGTACATATTTCAGAAATCCTTGGGCTCTTGTATCCCTTGTAGCTGCCGTCTTCCTTTTTGCCCTCACCATAGTCCAGACTGTCTATACTGTATATCCTTATTACCAAAATGACTCTCCTCCCCCACCTCCAGCcgttcctcctcctccacctccagctgttcctcctcctccaccaccagtTTCCAGAAGAGGTGGTTACCATCAATATCATCACATATAG
- the LOC120008026 gene encoding cation/H(+) antiporter 15-like, protein MTAENWKQSSEIDSYLTNNPFSPPNDREEALPQIHHLQLHFLPLQQQKRKKHCVDLIACDIREPAVPGNLRRRRQDREMASPQLEDGNSFSYGNYTIYNFKGGGSFTITVMMILNHFFTLILKPLHQPRFVCQMLSGIAAGPNGLALFPAISELVTPFKSNMMMETMGNFGLVLYVFLAGLEMDISTIKGIQKKVMSIAIAGILPPMLIGFLLYLLFKDHQDEKFISGGLIWGISLSVTSFPDLARVLSDLKILHTDMGRMALSAGLVNDLFPWTLLVIVVTVVNMGERYYFAPLTLIFLIFCWYGLRPAISWLIRHTSKDGQFTDLHFYFILSGVMVCALITDAIGSQSLIGALMFGLIMPNGELGLKLRDKFGYFVSEIMMLAFFITTGLRIDMSFLFKFNLGAMKKNLEVIFIIVLASTAKCISTSIVSFCYRMPAHDAMALGLLISTKGVLSLIIINAGRNLQCLDNKEFTAMAYAILLMTAMVKPIIILIYKSFMRIKQHKNRSMERSKPDSELRILACVHSIRNLSGIINLLKISNPTKKSPLSVFVAHLVELVGRASAMLIIHDTGKPVGLLGRERAESEQIISAFKDFESSYEEAVSVQPLTAVSPYSSIHEDICALAEDKQVTLVLVPFHKLPKADGVLQEENNTFRNINQNLLASASCSIGILVDRGFGPATRRESDPGTIAELQLAMIFIGGPDDREALAYALRVAGYPRMNLVVVRFVASKDVTDIRTNTLKASAAQVDDDYINEFRFRTMGSENITYVEKASDSGDETVTAMRTIFHEFDMYIVGRGEGFVSPLTSGLSEWTDCPELGPIGDTIVSSGFAQQATVLVIQQSVPAAAKSSGHGHMTWRLGNQFS, encoded by the exons ATGACAGCTGAGAACTGGAAACAAAGTTCT GAAATAGACAGTTACCTCACAAATAACCCGTTTTCTCCTCCCAATGATAGGGAAGAAG CTTTGCCCCAAATTCATCATCTCCAGCTGCATTTTCTTCCCTTGCAGCAACAAAAACGAAAGAAACATTGTGTTGATTTGATTGCCTGTGATATCAGAGAGCCAGCCGTCCCTGGAAATCTGAGAAGGAGAAGGCAAGACAGAGAAATGGCATCACCGCAATTAGAAGATGGCAATTCGTTTTCATATGGAAACTACACAATATATAACTTTAAGGGGGGTGGATCTTTTACC ATAACCGTCATGATGATTTTAAATCACTTCTTCACCCTCATCCTCAAGCCTCTTCACCAGCCTCGTTTTGTCTGCCAGATGCTA AGCGGCATTGCTGCTGGTCCAAATGGGCTGGCGCTCTTTCCAGCTATTAGTGAACTTGTGACTCCCTTTAAGAGCAATATGATGATGGAGACGATGGGTAACTTTGGATTGGTCCTGTACGTGTTCCTAGCAGGGTTAGAGATGGACATTAGCACAATCAAGGGCATACAGAAGAAGGTCATGAGCATTGCCATTGCTGGGATTCTGCCTCCCATGTTAATTGGATTTCTTTTGTACCTTTTATTTAAGGATCATCAAGACGAAAAATTCATAAGTGGTGGCCTTATCTGGGGAATTTCCCTCTCCGTAACCAGCTTCCCTGACCTTGCTCGAGTCCTTTCCGACCTCAAAATCCTCCATACTGACATGGGAAGGATGGCCTTATCTGCTGGACTTGTTAATGATTTGTTTCCGTGGACACTTCTTGTTATTGTTGTAACAGTCGTTAATATGGGAGAAAGATACTATTTCGCCCCCCTCACCTTGATTTTTCTGATCTTCTGTTGGTATGGGCTGCGCCCAGCAATCTCCTGGTTGATTCGCCACACCTCAAAAGATGGCCAATTCACTGACCTCCATTTCTATTTTATTCTCTCGGGGGTCATGGTGTGTGCATTGATCACAGACGCTATCGGTTCTCAATCCTTAATTGGAGCTCTAATGTTCGGACTCATCATGCCAAATGGGGAGCTTGGATTGAAACTCAGGGACAAGTTCGGATACTTCGTGTCTGAGATCATGATGCTTGCCTTCTTCATTACCACTGGTCTCCGGATAGACATGTCCTTTTTATTCAAGTTCAATCTCGGTGCAATGAAGAAAAATTTGGAAGTAATCTTTATAATTGTCTTAGCTTCCACTGCCAAATGTATAAGCACTTCCATTGTCTCCTTCTGCTACCGTATGCCAGCTCACGATGCTATGGCCCTTGGGCTTCTTATCAGCACCAAAGGAGTGCTGTCCTTGATTATTATCAATGCCGGGCGAAACCTTCAG TGCCTAGACAATAAAGAATTCACTGCCATGGCATATGCTATACTCTTAATGACGGCTATGGTGAAGCCAATCATAATTTTGATTTATAAGTCCTTCATGCGCATAAAGCAACATAAGAACAGAAGCATGGAGAGAAGTAAACCAGATTCTGAGCTTCGAATTCTCGCTTGTGTTCATTCAATTCGCAACCTCTCAGGCATAATTAACCTCCTTAAAATTTCAAACCCAACAAAGAAATCCCCACTGAGCGTCTTTGTTGCACATCTTGTAGAGCTGGTTGGGCGTGCTTCGGCAATGCTGATCATCCATGACACTGGCAAGCCTGTAGGACTACTAGGCCGTGAGAGAGCAGAGTCCGAGCAAATCATCAGTGCATTCAAAGACTTCGAATCCTCTTACGAAGAAGCAGTCTCTGTTCAACCACTTACAGCCGTCTCTCCTTACAGCAGTATACATGAAGACATATGCGCCCTTGCAGAAGACAAGCAGGTCACACTCGTTCTGGTTCCTTTTCACAAACTCCCTAAAGCAGACGGTGTATTGCAGGAAGAAAACAACACTTTCagaaacatcaatcaaaacCTGCTAGCCAGCGCCTCATGTTCAATTGGGATACTCGTAGATCGCGGATTCGGACCAGCAACGAGGAGGGAATCAGATCCTGGTACAATAGCGGAGCTTCAACTTGCCATGATCTTCATAGGAGGACCCGACGACAGAGAGGCATTAGCGTACGCGCTGAGAGTAGCGGGTTACCCGAGAATGAACTTGGTGGTGGTCCGATTTGTTGCAAGCAAAGATGTCACAGACATAAGAACAAACACCTTGAAGGCATCGGCGGCACAAGTGGACGACGATTACATCAACGAATTCAGATTCAGAACAATGGGCAGTGAGAACATAACATACGTAGAAAAAGCATCGGATTCCGGGGACGAAACAGTGACAGCCATGAGAACAATTTTTCACGAATTCGACATGTACATTGTGGGGCGAGGGGAAGGATTCGTCTCTCCATTAACGTCGGGGCTATCAGAGTGGACTGACTGTCCGGAGTTGGGACCAATAGGTGACACCATAGTCTCGTCTGGATTCGCACAGCAAGCAACAGTTCTTGTGATCCAACAAAGCGTTCCTGCCGCCGCTAAAAGCTCTGGCCATGGCCATATGACTTGGCGCTTGGGGAATCAGTTTAGTTGA
- the LOC120006879 gene encoding 3-ketoacyl CoA thiolase 1, peroxisomal-like, which produces MEKALGRQRVLLQHLQPTSQTHESTALSASNCAGYHRTAAFDDDVVIVAAYRTAICKSQRGGFKDTPPEDLLAPVLKALIEKTNLNPSEVGDIVVGTVLAPGSQRATECRMAAFFAGFPETVPIRTVNRQCSSGLQAVADVAACIKAGFYDIGIGAGLEYMTANPISGVQKINPKVHDFVQARDCLLPMGVTSENVAQRYGVTREEQDRAAVESHKRAAAAISSGKFRDEIIPVSTKIVDPKTGEESPITVLVDDGIRANTNMKDLAKLKPAFKKDGSTTAGNASQVSDGAGAVLLMRRSLATQKGLPILGVFRSFAAVGVDPAVMGIGPAAAIPVAVKAAGLELDDIDIFEINEAFASQFVYCCKKLELNPENVNVNGGAIALGHPLGATGARCVATILNEMKRRGKDCRFGVISMCIGTGMGAAAVFERGDCIDVLCNARPVECNSLLSRDAR; this is translated from the exons ATGGAGAAAGCACTCGGTAGACAGAGAGTTCTGCTTCAACATTTGCAACCCACTTCGCAAACCCACGAATCTACTGCTCTCTCT GCTTCAAATTGTGCTGGATATCACCGGACAGCTGCTTTTGATGACGATGTTGTTATTGTTGC gGCATACCGTACTGCGATTTGCAAATCCCAGCGTGGGGGTTTCAAGGATACTCCTCCCGAGGATCTACTTGCTCCTGTTTTGAAG gcATTGATAGAGAAAACAAATTTGAACCCAAGTGAAGTAGGGGATATAGTTGTTGGCACAGTTCTAGCTCCTGGATCACAAAGAGCAACAGAGTGCAGGATGGCAGCGTTCTTTGCTGGGTTCCCAG AAACGGTACCCATTAGGACTGTCAACAGGCAATGCTCATCTGGTCTCCAAGCAGTGgctgatgtggctgcttgcATAAAAGCAGGTTTCTATGACATTG GTATCGGGGCTGGATTGGAGTATATGACTGCCAATCCAATTAGTGGTGTTCAGAAAATTAATCcaaaa GTACATGATTTTGTGCAAGCCCGAGATTGTCTTCTTCCTATGGGCGTTACGTCTGAAAATGTTGCACAGCGTTATGGAGTGACAAGGGAAGAGCAAGATCGGGCTGCT GTTGAATCTCATAAACGTGCCGCTGCTGCCATATCATCGGGTAAATTCAGAGATGAAATCATCCCAGTTTCTACTAAG ATTGTGGATCCAAAAACTGGTGAAGAAAGCCCCATTACAGTACTAGTTGATGATGGAATTCGggcaaacacaaatatgaaggATCTGGCAAAGCTGAAGCCTGCATTCAAGAAGGATGGTTCCACCACTGCTG GTAATGCTAGCCAGGTGAGTGACGGTGCTGGAGCTGTGCTTCTAATGCGAAGAAGTTTGGCTACGCAAAAGGGGCTTCCTATTCTTGGTGTGTTCAG GAGTTTTGCTGCTGTTGGTGTGGATCCAGCTGTGATGGGCATAGGTCCCGCAGCTGCAATTCCAGTTGCCGTGAAGGCCGCTGGTTTGGAGCTTGATGATATTGATATCTTTGAGATAAATGAG GCATTTGCATCCCAGTTTGTGTATTGTTGTAAGAAGCTGGAGCTTAATCCGGAAAATGTGAATGTTAACGGAGGTGCAATTGCTCTCGGACATCCTTTGGGTGCTACAG GTGCCCGCTGTGTTGCAACAATTTTGAACGAGATGAAGCGTCGAGGAAAAGACTGTCGCTTTGGAGTAATCTCAATGTGCATAG GCACAGGTATGGGAGCTGCTGCTGTTTTTGAAAGAGGGGACTGCATAGATGTTCTCTGCAATGCTCGACCGGTGGAATGCAACAGTCTTTTATCGAGGGATGCTCGGTAG
- the LOC120008029 gene encoding uncharacterized protein LOC120008029, whose protein sequence is MQIFQWLLKLTPEHQREAKNTVTDQEARPKDLVLFENRKSKRIRGSSIDCGCKNFNLFTVLCRKDVAEASFYSTLDLRRVGSFNRRQSQRVLMKMKKEENNIARGLDSTTAAHGGNKVLPISDTTLPSNGTMEKREKVKGDKSKAMSRMKELLRWAAAAKSDKAGKFIGRKVLHFRNRATLKAVPDDDQLSNDSPKISFRWEVESCSTTSSAISAISMAAAAKSDKAGKFIGRKVLHFRNRATLKAVPDDDQLSNDSPKISFRWEVESCSTTSSAISAISMASSARNDQAMSLNSTPMHDRKANWITTDSEFVVLEL, encoded by the exons ATGCAG ATTTTTCAGTGGCTTTTGAAGTTGACCCCGGAACATCAAAGGGAGGCCAAAAATACTGTCACTG ATCAAGAAGCGAGGCCCAAAGACCTAGTTTTGTTCGAGAATCGAAAATCGAAGAGAATTCGTGGGAGTAGCATTGACTGTGGTTGTAAGAATTTCAATTTGTTTACAGTTTTATGCAGAAAAGATGTTGCAGAAGCTAGTTTCTATAGCACACTCGACTTAAGAAGAGTTGGAAGCTTTAATAGAAGGCAGTCTCAGAGAGTGcttatgaaaatgaagaaagaagagaataatATTGCTCGCGGGCTCGATTCGACAACTGCTGCTCATGGTGGAAATAAAGTTTTGCCTATCAGTGATACCACATTACCATCAAATGGAACTatggaaaagagagagaaggttAAAGGTGATAAAAGCAAAGCCATGTCAAGAATGAAAGAGCTACTGAGATGGGCTGCTGCTGCAAAATCAGACAAAGCTGGAAAATTCATCGGTCGAAAG GTTTTACACTTCCGCAACCGTGCAACTTTAAAAGCAGTACCTGATGATGATCAACTTAGCAATGACTCTCCAAAGATCAGCTTCAGATGGGAAGTTGAAAGTTGCTCCACAACCTCCTCTGCCATCTCAGCAATTTCAATGGCTGCTGCTGCAAAATCAGACAAAGCTGGAAAATTCATCGGTCGAAAG GTTTTACACTTCCGCAACCGTGCAACTTTAAAAGCAGTACCTGATGATGATCAACTTAGCAATGACTCTCCAAAGATCAGCTTCAGATGGGAAGTTGAAAGTTGCTCCACAACCTCCTCTGCCATCTCAGCAATTTCAATGGCTTCTTCAGCAAGGAATGATCAAGCAATGTCACTGAATTCCACTCCTATGCATGATAGGAAAGCAAACTGGATCACTACAGACTCTGAAT TTGTGGTGCTAGAGCTGTGA